DNA from Bordetella genomosp. 13:
GTCGAAATACCGTGTGCGGAAGGTGTGCTGCACCAGGGCCTGGCGCGGCACGTCGCGCGGCCAGGCCACGGCCAGGGCCTGTGCCAGCGAGAACAACACGGGTCGCCGCGCCAGCGATATGGTCGCCTCGGCCTGGCTGACGACGTGACGGCACGCGTCCACCACGAGTGCGGGGGAGTGCAGCACCGTTTCCACCTGATCCAGCAGCAGGACGCGCGTGGCGCCATGCGAGACCAGGCGCGCCGCCGGCGCCGCAAGCGCCTGCCTGGCCTGTTCCACTTCGGCATGCACGGCCGGAATGCGGGCGCGGGCCGCCGCCCGCGAGGCACGCGCCAGCGCTTCATGCGCGGCGCGTGCCTGCCGGCGCCGCATGGCGATGCCGGCCAGCGCCAGCTCGTGCGCGGCGCGCGCCGCGGGCAGCAAAGGGAGTACGTCGAAGTCGGCCAGGCGCTGTTCCGCCTCGTCGAGACGCCCGGTCAACAACAGGTGGCGGATCGCGAGGTGCGCGGCGTAGGCCGCGTTGATGGGGTCGCCGAGCGCGTGTAGCATGGCGCGCGCCGTATCGAGCGCGTGCCCGGGCCATCGCAAGTCGCGCGAGGCCAGCGCGATCTCGGCCTCGGCCACGACGCAGCGAGCCCTGGCCACGGGCTGCGCGGCCCCGAAGCCGCGCGCCGCGGCGCGCACCAGGGCGCGGGCGCGGTCCAGGTCGCCCAGCTGCGCCATCGCGATGCCGCGCAGCGCCAGCGCCGGCGCGTCGTCGCGCAAGGCGATGCCATTGAGCGCCCGCAGCGGATCACCAGCGGCCAGCGCGCGAGCCGCGGCATCGATGTCCAGGTCCATGGGAAAACCGCCACATTTGTCGCCACCGTCAGGGGCCGGCGGCCTAATCTAGCACGGCCGCCGGCATGCCCGGCGCGCCGCGGCTGTCGCGCCGCACCGCCTGCGGCGGGATGCCGAAGCCGCGGATGAAGGCCTCGCGCATGTGGCGGCGATCGCGGAAACCCGATTCGCGCGCCACCACTTCGAGCGAGTGCCGGCTTTGCTCGATCATCAGGCGCGCCGCTTCCAGGCGCAGGCCTTCGACGGCCTTGGCCGGCGACTGGCCCGTCTCGGCCGCGAACACGCGGCTGAACTGCCTGGGGCTCAGGTGAGCGACCTGGGCCAGTTCTTCGACGCTGAGGGGACGCGACAGGTTCTTGCGGGCATAGGCCAGGGCGTCCTGGATGCGATCCGATCTGGGCGCCAGGCTGAGCATCTCGGAGTGCTGCGATTGGCCGCCCGAGCGCCTGTGGTGCATCACCAGGCGGTGCGCCACCGATCGCGCCGTGTCTGCGCCCAGGTCTTTCTCGACCATCCCCAACGCCAGGTCCAGGCCCGCGGTCATGCCGGCCGAAGTCCAGATGGGTCCGTCGACGATGAAGATGCGGTCTGGCTCGACCTGGATGTCGGGATGACGCCGCTGCATGGCCTCGGCGTGCGCCCAGTGCGTGGTGGCGCGCCGGCCGCCGAGCAGGCCGGCCTCTGCCAGCACGAAGCCGCCGGTGCACAGCCCTGCCGTGCGGCGCGCGCGCGCACTGAGCTTGCGCAGCAGCCTGAGCAACTCGGGCTGCGGCGGCGTGGCCAGCGGCTCTATGGCGCCCGCCACCATCCAGGTGTCCGCGTTGCTGCGGGCGGACAGAGCGCGAGTGCCCACCGCCAGGCCCCATGAGCCGCGTACCTCGCCGCCGTCGACCGAGTAGTTTTCGATGCCGTAGAACGGTTCGCCCACCACCAGGTTGGCGAATTCGAACGCGGCCTGGCTGCCCAGTGCCATGACCTGAAAGCCGTCCGACAGTACGTAGCCGATGCGATGCATGTCCGGTGTCCGCAAGTGATGTCTTGAATCATGACTCTATACGTCATTTGAGACATCGGCAATCCAGCCCAGAATGCCTTCCATCGACTCATCGACAACCACCGAAAGGAGCATTTCATGACGCAAGAACAGACCTCACTCGGCACCGCGCTAATCACCGGCGCGTCTTCCGGAATCGGCGCCATCTATGCCGATCGCCTGGCCCGCCGCGGCTACGACCTGATCCTGGTGGCGCGCAATCGCGATCGCCTCAACGCGCTGGCCAACGACATCGCCACGCGCACCGGCCGCGGCGTGGAAGTGTGCCCGGCCGACCTGGGCGACGCGGACTCGCTGGCCGCCGTCGAGCGGAAGCTGCGGGACGATGCCAGCGTGACCCTGCTGGTGAACAACGCCGGCGTCGGCACCCACACGCCGCTGCTGGAGAGCGACGTGGAAAGGATGACGCGGATGATCGCGCTGAACGTGACCGCGCCCATGCGGCTTGCCTACGCGGCCGTGCCCGGCTTCGTCGCCCGCGGCCGCGGCGCGCTGATCAACATTTCCTCCATCGTCAGCCTGGCGCCCGAGGTGCTCAACGGCGTGTATGGCGGCACCAAGGCTTTCGTGACGGCCTTCAGCCAGTCGCTGCATCGCGAACTGGAGGGCAAGGGCGTGCAGGTGCAGGCCGTGCTGCCGGGCGCCACCGCCACGGATTTCTGGGCCACGGGCGGCCTGCCCGTGGAGAACCTGGATGCACGCATCGTGATGCGGGCCGAAGACCTGGGCGATGCGGCGCTGCTCGGCTTCGACCGCGGCGAGCCGGTCACCATCCCGTCGCTGCACGCGGTGGAACAGTGGGACGCCTACGAGGCCGCCCGCCGCGCCATGTCGCAGAACCTGTCCAGCAATACCGTCGCGCCGCGCTACCACGCCGCCCGGTGATACCTCGCCCGCCGGGCCATGGACAGGCTGGACGACGCCGGGACCGAGGCGGTGGTCGACGCGGTACTGCCGATGCGGGCCGTCCGGGTTCCGGCGAGCGCGCATTGGTGAACCAGTTCAACGAGTCGCTGGAACAAAAACCGATCCCTGTGGCCTGAGGCCGTGTTCGCGCGGCGGGCCGCGCAACGCACCCTCATGTGCACCGCCGCGCCTGGCCGAGCTTCGAAAGCTGGCCACCGTGCGGTTCTTCAACGCCTCGCCGGTCGGCCCCCACATCTGTGTCTCGGTGGGCTAGGTCTCGTCGCGGATCATCCTGTCGATCTGGGCGGCCACGAACTCGCCCGCGCCCTCCACCTCGGGATTCCAGGTGCAGACGCCGATGAGCCGCGGCGCATCGCGCCGTGTTACACGTGCGGACAGGACCAGTACGGAGCCGGGCCGCTGCCTTGATTCCGTGCCTCGGAATGCGTAGTCCGTCAGGCCCGCGTCAATCGCCCGCCCACAATTGGTATGCAGAAACCGAGTGCTTTTTGCCTGGATAGCCGGGACAATAGTCCACCCCCCTTTCGCCGAGTACAAGATTGAAATTCCGCATGCTTTGATGAGAAGCCCTGCACAATCATGCAGACCGACAGTCTTTCGCATCTGGTGGCTTTCGCGTGCGTCGCGCGCCACAGCAGTTTCCGCCAGGCCAGCGCCGAGCTGGGCCTGTCTCCCTCGGCCGTCAGCTATGCCGTGCGTGGGCTCGAGAAAAGATTGGGCGTCAGCCTGTTCAATCGCACCACGCGCAGCGTGTCGCTGACCGTCGCCGGCCGCTACCTGCTGGAACGCATACGGCCCGCGCTGCGCGACGTCAGCGAGGCCCTGGACCAGATGGATGCCTTCCAGGCCACGCGCAGCGGCACGCTGCGCATCAATACCTCGCGCGCGGCGGCGTATCTGCTGGTGGCGCCGCTGCTGCCGCATTTTCTCGCCGCCTATCCCGACATCCACGTCGAGATCGTGCACGAAGAAGGACCGGTGGACATCGTCGCGGCGGGCTTCGACGCGGGCATACGCCTGGAGGGCGACGTGCCGGATGACATGATGGCGGTCTCCATCAACCGCAGCCAGCGTCTGGTGGCCGTGGCGGCGCCGACCTACCTGCGCGGCGGCATGGCGCTGAAGCACCCGCGGGACCTCATGAAGCACGAGTGCATCCGCTATCGCTTTCCCAACGGGCGAGTCCCCAAATGGGAATTCGCGCGCGGCGATACCCGGCTGGAAGTGGACGTGCCGGGCCGCGTGACGCTGGACGACATGTACACCGTGGCGCGCATGGCGCTGGCGGGCTCGGGCGTGGCGTTCGTCCTGGAGGACTACGTGCGGCCGCTGCTGGACGAAGGCCGGCTGGTGCGGCTGCTGGAAGACTGGTGTCCGCTGCTGCCTGGCTTCATGTTGTATTACCCCGGGCACTCGCGCATGCCGCCGGCGTTGCGCGCATTCATCGACATGGCGCGGGCATCGTCGATGTAAGCCGCCATCCAGGCCGCGTCAAAGATAGGCCAGGAGCCGGCCGGCCGTCGCCGCGGCAAGCCATATCGCCAGCGACAGCGCCGCCTGCAGTCGTCCCAGGGCCGGCGGCGCGTCGTCCCAGGCGGGCAGCCGGCGCGCCCACAACGCGCGGAATGCCAACGCATTGGCCAGGCCCAGCGCGATGCATGCCGCCTTGAACTGCAGCAGCGGATTTGCCACCAGGGGCGCGGCGTCCGCAGAGAACAGCAATGCGCCGCTGCCGATCAGCAGCAGCAGGCCCGCCGCCGCGCAGGGCGTCAACACGCCCGACACGTCGGCCAGCGGAAAGCGGCGGCCTGCACCGAGCAGGCGCAGGTCGAGCAGCAGCATGGGCCCGATCAGCAAGGTCAGTCCCAGC
Protein-coding regions in this window:
- a CDS encoding helix-turn-helix domain-containing protein, which codes for MDLDIDAAARALAAGDPLRALNGIALRDDAPALALRGIAMAQLGDLDRARALVRAAARGFGAAQPVARARCVVAEAEIALASRDLRWPGHALDTARAMLHALGDPINAAYAAHLAIRHLLLTGRLDEAEQRLADFDVLPLLPAARAAHELALAGIAMRRRQARAAHEALARASRAAARARIPAVHAEVEQARQALAAPAARLVSHGATRVLLLDQVETVLHSPALVVDACRHVVSQAEATISLARRPVLFSLAQALAVAWPRDVPRQALVQHTFRTRYFDESHRARLRVEIGRLRTALRPLADIRATSAGFVLAPHRASEVAVLERPVDEPHAAVQACLADGEAWSSSALALALGISQRTVQRALDALASAGHARPFGRGRARRWTAASLPRIATPLLLAVPLTPD
- a CDS encoding GlxA family transcriptional regulator, which codes for MHRIGYVLSDGFQVMALGSQAAFEFANLVVGEPFYGIENYSVDGGEVRGSWGLAVGTRALSARSNADTWMVAGAIEPLATPPQPELLRLLRKLSARARRTAGLCTGGFVLAEAGLLGGRRATTHWAHAEAMQRRHPDIQVEPDRIFIVDGPIWTSAGMTAGLDLALGMVEKDLGADTARSVAHRLVMHHRRSGGQSQHSEMLSLAPRSDRIQDALAYARKNLSRPLSVEELAQVAHLSPRQFSRVFAAETGQSPAKAVEGLRLEAARLMIEQSRHSLEVVARESGFRDRRHMREAFIRGFGIPPQAVRRDSRGAPGMPAAVLD
- a CDS encoding SDR family NAD(P)-dependent oxidoreductase, whose translation is MTQEQTSLGTALITGASSGIGAIYADRLARRGYDLILVARNRDRLNALANDIATRTGRGVEVCPADLGDADSLAAVERKLRDDASVTLLVNNAGVGTHTPLLESDVERMTRMIALNVTAPMRLAYAAVPGFVARGRGALINISSIVSLAPEVLNGVYGGTKAFVTAFSQSLHRELEGKGVQVQAVLPGATATDFWATGGLPVENLDARIVMRAEDLGDAALLGFDRGEPVTIPSLHAVEQWDAYEAARRAMSQNLSSNTVAPRYHAAR
- a CDS encoding LysR family transcriptional regulator — translated: MQTDSLSHLVAFACVARHSSFRQASAELGLSPSAVSYAVRGLEKRLGVSLFNRTTRSVSLTVAGRYLLERIRPALRDVSEALDQMDAFQATRSGTLRINTSRAAAYLLVAPLLPHFLAAYPDIHVEIVHEEGPVDIVAAGFDAGIRLEGDVPDDMMAVSINRSQRLVAVAAPTYLRGGMALKHPRDLMKHECIRYRFPNGRVPKWEFARGDTRLEVDVPGRVTLDDMYTVARMALAGSGVAFVLEDYVRPLLDEGRLVRLLEDWCPLLPGFMLYYPGHSRMPPALRAFIDMARASSM